The Acropora muricata isolate sample 2 chromosome 5, ASM3666990v1, whole genome shotgun sequence genome includes a window with the following:
- the LOC136916061 gene encoding homeobox protein six1-like, with protein sequence MLPTFSFTPEQVACVCEVLQQSGDIERLGRFLWSLPECETIQKNESVLKAKALVSFHQGNFQELYRILENNSFSPSSHPKLQSLWLKAHYIEAEKLRGRPLGAVGKYRVRRKFPLPRTIWDGEETSYCFKEKSRNILREWYSHNPYPSPREKRELAEATGLTTTQVSNWFKNRRQRDRAAEAKIRESTVDIRTKQMLNPEKQAMMNDVKKCTIPDFSQCMNGGQLTGSQTPVPVKLEVDDPTLMAISHDSMVPVSATEFTHGLHENHMLTTLTNSLVGL encoded by the exons ATGCTGCCGACCTTCAGTTTTACTCCTGAGCAGGTAGCGTGCGTCTGTGAAGTACTTCAGCAGAGCGGAGACATAGAACGCCTCGGGAGGTTTCTCTGGTCTCTTCCAGAATGCGAAACCATCCAGAAAAACGAGAGTGTGCTCAAGGCAAAGGCTTTGGTTTCCTTTCACCAAGGTAACTTCCAGGAATTATATCGCATCTTGGAGAACAATTCGTTTTCCCCGAGTTCGCATCCAAAGCTACAATCTCTCTGGCTAAAGGCACACTACATCGAAGCAGAGAAACTACGCGGGCGACCTCTAGGAGCCGTGGGGAAGTATCGTGTGCGACGCAAATTCCCACTTCCAAGGACGATTTGGGATGGCGAGGAAACTAGTTACTGTTTCAAAGAAAAGTCAAGGAACATATTGAGAGAATGGTACTCTCACAATCCATACCCTTCACCTCGGGAGAAGCGCGAGCTCGCTGAGGCAACAGGTCTAACCACCACACAAGTAAGCAACTGGTTCAAGAACCGAAGACAACGGGATCGTGCGGCGGAAGCCAAAATAAG ggaATCAACAGTGGACATAAGGACCAAGCAAATGTTGAATCCAGAGAAACAGGCGATGATGAACGACGTTAAAAAGTGCACAATTCCTGATTTTTCTCAGTGTATGAATGGCGGACAGCTAACAGGATCGCAAACGCCTGTACCAGTAAAACTTGAAGTTGATGATCCAACTCTCATGGCCATTTCGCACGACTCTATGGTACCAGTGTCAGCTACTGAATTTACTCATGGACTTCACGAGAACCACATGCTAACCACGCTAACAAACTCTTTAGTAGGACTATAG